One window of Saccharopolyspora phatthalungensis genomic DNA carries:
- a CDS encoding universal stress protein, with protein MQRPVLVRVDDSPEASTAALWAMDEAVLRRAPVRLLTISDTAGRDEAWGVARSTGEWCRRGHREADIVDEVVSRFPSEELVRRSADAQLLVVGSRGRGAVAEVLLGSVSMAAAMGAHCPVVIRQRRTCFAPGLVCFLGGGGSLGLPARVHVRRPTTGQYSW; from the coding sequence ATGCAACGTCCGGTGCTGGTGCGTGTCGACGATTCACCGGAGGCGTCGACCGCCGCGTTGTGGGCGATGGATGAGGCGGTGTTGCGGCGTGCGCCAGTGCGTCTGTTGACCATCAGCGATACGGCTGGCCGTGACGAGGCGTGGGGCGTGGCGCGCAGCACTGGTGAGTGGTGTCGTCGCGGGCATCGGGAGGCCGACATCGTCGACGAGGTCGTGTCTAGGTTCCCGTCGGAGGAACTTGTTCGGCGTTCGGCCGATGCCCAGCTGCTGGTCGTGGGCTCGCGTGGCAGGGGCGCGGTAGCGGAGGTGCTGCTGGGGTCGGTGAGCATGGCCGCCGCGATGGGCGCGCATTGCCCAGTGGTGATTCGCCAGCGGCGCACCTGCTTTGCCCCAGGGCTGGTTTGCTTTCTAGGAGGCGGCGGTTCGTTGGGCCTCCCTGCACGTGTGCACGTGCGGCGTCCGACGACTGGTCAGTACTCCTGGTGA
- a CDS encoding cation-translocating P-type ATPase translates to MAHPHHVRTAGRDTELPAVDPREAAARLLRDLRTGGEGLTAREARRRLEVHGPNELPHHKARQWPAALLRQFTHPLALLLWIAAVLAWIAGTRELALAIVAVIVLNAALAFWQEEQAEQAVEALGEYLPQHSQVRRDGRAQSVLAAEVVPGDVLLVSEGDRVPADARLLSGAVEIDASALTGESSPVERAADFPDTAQRPLDSSPLLIFSGTVCTGGSAEAVVHATGRHTELGRIAALSARVRLAESPLERQVRRVAWLIAAVATGVAVAFLPLGVLAGLTWTQAFLFAIGLLVANVPEGLLPTITLALAAGVRGMARRGALVKRLSAVETLGSTEVICTDKTGTLTRNAMRVVEARDGSGVQATPRAEFAAALARCTTADERTESGDPMELALLNFAHSVGVRLDAETRDAQRARLFRFDPHLKRMTTVDPADGGFVAHVKGAPEEVLARCTSALPARGAAQILTNGLRAALVDVVNDMADRGLRVLAVANRSCTVVPADRGAAESGLCLLGLVGLIDPPRPEVAAAVEACHSAGIRVHVVTGDNGRTAAAIARQVGIGADHVVEGTALDAMPEADLDKVLTSGQEIVFCRAAPESKLRIADALHHCRQVVAMTGDGVNDAPALRRADLGVAMGASGTDVAREAATIVLTDDNFATIVSGIEEGRRVYDNVRKFILYIFAHAVPEVLPFLLFALSGGAIPLPLTVLQILAIDLGTETLPALALGRERAEPGLMDQPPRQRAESVVTRRLLLRAWGIMGVASGILVLIGFFAVLLAEGWWPGSDVAANPDLQHAYQQATTVTFLGIVFCQLGTAFASRTQYAALRDIGLTTNKLLLGGCVFELLFAAAIVYLPPLQTVFGTAPPPAWAFALMLPFPVFVWAVDEFYRGRGRAHAAARTQGPEMSTLPSRYR, encoded by the coding sequence GTGGCGCACCCACATCACGTCCGAACTGCTGGTCGAGACACTGAACTGCCGGCAGTGGACCCACGTGAGGCGGCCGCGCGGCTGCTCAGAGACTTGCGCACCGGCGGTGAAGGACTCACCGCGCGAGAAGCACGGCGCCGGCTTGAAGTGCACGGTCCCAACGAACTGCCGCACCACAAAGCACGGCAGTGGCCGGCGGCACTGCTGCGGCAGTTCACCCATCCGCTCGCGTTGCTGCTGTGGATTGCTGCCGTGCTGGCCTGGATCGCGGGCACCCGGGAGCTCGCGCTGGCGATCGTGGCGGTCATCGTGCTCAATGCGGCGCTCGCGTTCTGGCAGGAAGAGCAGGCCGAGCAAGCCGTCGAGGCGCTCGGCGAGTACCTACCGCAGCACAGCCAGGTACGGCGCGACGGCCGTGCCCAGTCGGTGCTGGCCGCTGAAGTTGTCCCCGGCGACGTGTTGCTGGTGAGTGAGGGTGACCGGGTGCCCGCCGATGCCAGGTTGCTCAGCGGGGCGGTGGAAATCGACGCCTCCGCCCTGACCGGCGAATCCAGCCCGGTGGAACGGGCGGCGGACTTCCCGGACACAGCTCAGCGGCCGCTGGATTCGTCGCCGCTGTTGATCTTCAGTGGCACGGTGTGCACCGGCGGGTCTGCGGAGGCGGTCGTGCATGCGACCGGGAGGCACACGGAGCTCGGTCGCATCGCCGCGTTGTCGGCACGGGTACGCCTGGCCGAAAGCCCACTGGAACGCCAGGTGCGTCGCGTCGCGTGGTTGATCGCGGCCGTCGCCACCGGGGTCGCCGTCGCGTTCCTCCCACTCGGCGTGCTCGCCGGTTTGACCTGGACACAAGCGTTCTTGTTCGCCATCGGACTGCTCGTGGCCAACGTCCCCGAGGGGTTGCTGCCGACGATCACGCTCGCTCTGGCGGCCGGGGTGCGGGGCATGGCAAGGCGCGGAGCGCTGGTCAAACGCTTGTCGGCGGTGGAGACGTTAGGTTCGACGGAGGTCATCTGCACGGACAAGACCGGTACTTTGACGCGCAACGCCATGAGGGTCGTGGAAGCGCGGGACGGATCCGGTGTCCAGGCTACGCCCCGCGCGGAGTTCGCTGCGGCGCTGGCCCGGTGCACAACAGCAGACGAGCGCACCGAGTCCGGCGATCCGATGGAACTGGCCTTGCTGAATTTCGCGCATTCCGTGGGCGTGCGGCTTGACGCTGAGACGCGGGATGCGCAACGAGCACGGTTGTTCCGGTTCGACCCACACCTGAAGCGGATGACCACTGTGGACCCTGCCGACGGTGGATTCGTCGCGCATGTCAAAGGCGCGCCGGAGGAAGTTCTGGCGCGGTGCACCAGTGCGTTGCCCGCCAGGGGAGCGGCACAGATTTTGACGAACGGCTTGCGGGCCGCATTGGTCGATGTCGTGAACGACATGGCTGATCGCGGTCTGCGCGTGCTCGCGGTGGCCAACCGGTCCTGCACGGTGGTGCCAGCGGACCGTGGCGCGGCTGAATCCGGTCTGTGCCTGCTCGGGCTGGTGGGGCTGATCGACCCGCCGCGGCCGGAAGTGGCTGCCGCGGTCGAGGCGTGCCACTCGGCTGGGATTCGGGTGCACGTGGTGACCGGCGACAACGGTCGCACTGCGGCGGCGATCGCTCGGCAGGTTGGTATCGGTGCCGATCACGTGGTCGAGGGAACTGCGCTGGACGCGATGCCCGAGGCCGACCTGGACAAGGTACTGACCAGTGGTCAGGAGATCGTGTTCTGCCGGGCCGCGCCGGAAAGCAAACTGCGCATCGCCGACGCCCTGCACCACTGCAGGCAAGTGGTCGCCATGACCGGCGACGGCGTCAACGACGCGCCTGCCCTGCGCCGGGCTGATCTCGGTGTGGCGATGGGGGCCAGCGGGACGGACGTGGCCCGTGAGGCGGCGACGATTGTGCTCACCGACGACAACTTCGCCACCATCGTCAGCGGAATCGAAGAAGGTCGCCGGGTTTACGACAACGTGCGTAAGTTCATCCTCTACATCTTCGCCCACGCCGTACCCGAAGTGCTGCCGTTCCTGCTCTTCGCGCTGTCCGGCGGCGCGATTCCGCTACCCCTGACCGTGCTGCAGATCCTCGCGATCGATCTGGGCACCGAGACATTGCCTGCGCTGGCGTTGGGCCGAGAACGAGCGGAGCCCGGGCTGATGGACCAACCGCCTCGGCAACGGGCCGAGAGCGTGGTCACGCGGCGTCTGCTCCTGCGAGCGTGGGGGATCATGGGTGTGGCATCGGGGATTCTCGTGCTCATCGGGTTCTTCGCGGTGCTCCTCGCCGAGGGGTGGTGGCCAGGTTCGGACGTCGCGGCGAACCCGGACCTCCAGCACGCATACCAGCAAGCAACGACGGTCACCTTCCTTGGGATCGTCTTCTGCCAGCTCGGCACCGCGTTCGCTTCCCGCACGCAATACGCCGCACTCCGCGATATCGGGCTGACGACCAACAAGCTGCTGCTCGGCGGATGCGTGTTCGAACTGCTCTTCGCCGCCGCGATCGTCTACCTCCCCCCGCTGCAAACGGTGTTCGGAACGGCGCCCCCGCCGGCATGGGCCTTCGCGCTCATGCTTCCCTTCCCCGTGTTCGTGTGGGCCGTCGACGAGTTCTACCGCGGCCGAGGGCGTGCTCATGCTGCTGCTCGGACTCAGGGACCGGAGATGTCCACACTACCATCGCGTTACCGCTGA
- a CDS encoding transposase produces the protein MPHVRALTRGDRRRNERLTRLRSIVRREFAVVAVDLASAKQAAVVADHDSRVLGRRMFSGDAWVIDDILDWAGPVAAKAGFAGVVLGCEPTGHRWKPLLDRARARGVELVCVNPMLVHRGREEEDFTRDRSDFKDATIIAKRVTELRCYVPYVLEGHWCRLRHLGARRADQLVAAGSARQRLRDLLECAWPAVLSTASKPLDTLTWRVAMAVSTDPARIMAMGFDAFAAAVRDELPRWGGSRRNLRILRAIFDAARTPGGVATEQAAACERAAYALDDWHHALGQLADVEARMIEVLDTLELSTLVTTITGLSVVGAAAILAETGDPARFDCARTWVKHAGLCPRANESGNFHGITTVSRRGRPGLRTAAWRAIWGALTHNPVYTARYTHLTTRETNPLRPGQARTALAAALLRQLFVVVTRRVAWDPAVAAGTTKEVAPQAA, from the coding sequence GTGCCTCATGTCAGGGCGCTTACGCGCGGTGATCGTCGTCGGAACGAGCGGCTGACCCGGTTGCGATCGATCGTGCGCCGCGAGTTCGCGGTGGTCGCAGTCGATCTGGCCTCGGCCAAACAGGCGGCGGTGGTCGCCGATCACGATTCGCGGGTGCTGGGCCGACGCATGTTCAGCGGGGATGCGTGGGTGATCGATGACATCCTGGACTGGGCCGGGCCGGTCGCCGCCAAGGCGGGGTTCGCCGGTGTGGTGCTGGGGTGCGAGCCGACCGGGCATCGCTGGAAGCCGCTGCTGGACCGGGCCCGCGCTCGCGGAGTTGAGCTGGTGTGCGTGAACCCGATGCTGGTGCACCGTGGCCGGGAGGAAGAGGACTTCACCCGCGACCGGTCGGACTTCAAAGACGCCACGATCATCGCCAAACGCGTCACGGAACTGCGCTGCTACGTGCCCTATGTGCTGGAGGGGCACTGGTGTCGCCTGCGGCATCTGGGGGCTCGCCGTGCCGATCAGCTTGTTGCCGCGGGGTCGGCCCGGCAGCGTTTGCGTGATCTGCTGGAGTGTGCCTGGCCTGCGGTGCTGTCCACCGCGAGCAAGCCTTTGGACACGCTGACCTGGCGGGTGGCCATGGCGGTGTCCACCGACCCGGCCCGGATCATGGCGATGGGCTTTGATGCCTTTGCCGCGGCAGTGCGTGACGAACTTCCCCGCTGGGGTGGCAGCCGCCGCAATCTGCGCATTCTGCGCGCGATCTTCGACGCCGCTCGCACACCTGGCGGGGTTGCTACCGAGCAAGCCGCGGCCTGCGAACGAGCGGCCTACGCACTCGACGACTGGCACCATGCCCTGGGGCAGCTCGCCGACGTTGAGGCCCGCATGATCGAGGTCCTCGACACCCTGGAACTGTCCACGTTGGTCACCACCATCACGGGGTTGTCGGTCGTCGGGGCCGCCGCCATCCTCGCCGAGACCGGCGACCCAGCGCGCTTCGACTGTGCCCGAACCTGGGTCAAGCATGCGGGGTTGTGCCCACGTGCCAACGAATCCGGGAACTTTCACGGCATCACCACGGTCTCCCGCCGCGGCCGCCCCGGACTGCGCACCGCCGCTTGGCGGGCCATCTGGGGCGCACTGACCCACAACCCGGTCTACACCGCCCGCTATACGCACCTGACCACCCGTGAAACCAACCCGCTGCGCCCGGGACAAGCCCGCACGGCCCTCGCAGCGGCACTGCTGCGACAGCTGTTCGTGGTCGTCACCCGCCGGGTGGCCTGGGATCCGGCGGTTGCCGCCGGCACTACGAAGGAGGTGGCGCCGCAGGCCGCATAG
- a CDS encoding NAD(P)H-dependent oxidoreductase subunit E: MSWPKRAGTADPPQAWSPGVRLGLLHASGLGPASYFADLAAPHGRRHVRVCTGTACFAARGGRHLGEVERELGVSAG, from the coding sequence ATGAGCTGGCCGAAGCGGGCGGGTACGGCGGACCCGCCGCAGGCGTGGTCGCCCGGGGTGCGCCTTGGTCTGCTCCATGCCTCGGGCCTGGGGCCCGCCAGCTACTTTGCGGATCTGGCCGCGCCGCACGGCCGCCGCCACGTGCGGGTGTGTACCGGGACCGCGTGTTTCGCGGCTCGCGGTGGGCGGCATCTGGGCGAGGTGGAGCGTGAGCTGGGTGTCTCCGCTGGGTGA
- a CDS encoding hemerythrin domain-containing protein, with translation MTTLTQQLHDEHAHLLPHIETMRTVADTVGQTTPETLGTALTDLQLFLTDHLIPHAEAEDRTLYPVIARVMGAAEATATMSRDHVEVGRLARELSTLREAVDRDGLNDERQAALRRVLYGLYTLVKVHFAKEEEVYLPLLEKRLPAPEAEQLLAELAQASHHQ, from the coding sequence GTGACCACGCTGACCCAGCAGCTGCACGACGAACACGCGCACCTGCTGCCACACATCGAGACAATGCGCACAGTCGCCGATACCGTGGGCCAAACGACGCCGGAGACGCTCGGCACCGCCCTCACTGACCTCCAGCTCTTCTTGACCGATCACCTCATCCCACACGCCGAAGCCGAAGACCGGACGCTGTACCCGGTGATCGCCCGGGTGATGGGGGCCGCCGAGGCGACCGCAACGATGTCCAGGGACCACGTCGAGGTCGGCCGGCTGGCCCGAGAACTGAGCACACTACGCGAGGCGGTGGACCGGGACGGGCTCAACGACGAACGACAGGCCGCCCTACGACGCGTCCTCTACGGCCTGTACACACTGGTCAAGGTCCACTTCGCAAAAGAAGAAGAGGTCTACCTGCCGCTACTCGAAAAGCGGCTTCCCGCGCCTGAAGCGGAACAGCTTCTCGCCGAGTTGGCGCAAGCCAGCCACCACCAGTGA
- a CDS encoding universal stress protein, producing MAGYEVLVVGVDGSDASARALRWALAEGRQRCVPVHAVMAWSHVVLAGAGPMLMRPGLAPHHLREQLWEDLKNVVRGCMGGTTTPEVRIELVEGDSAEVMAERSAHATMLVLGDRGRGRGADAILGSTALRCIHKARCPVLVSPRKSRSGPSNMRRPTRLPSIPRLIRASQR from the coding sequence GTGGCCGGCTATGAGGTTCTCGTGGTGGGAGTGGACGGATCGGACGCGAGCGCGCGAGCGCTGCGCTGGGCCCTCGCTGAAGGAAGGCAGCGGTGCGTTCCGGTGCACGCGGTCATGGCTTGGTCGCACGTTGTTCTCGCCGGAGCGGGCCCGATGTTGATGCGTCCTGGCCTGGCTCCGCACCACCTGCGGGAACAGCTTTGGGAAGACCTGAAGAACGTGGTGCGCGGCTGCATGGGCGGAACCACGACGCCGGAGGTCCGCATCGAACTCGTCGAGGGTGATTCTGCCGAGGTGATGGCCGAGCGGTCGGCTCACGCCACGATGCTGGTGTTGGGTGATCGTGGTCGCGGGAGGGGCGCCGACGCGATTTTGGGCAGCACGGCACTGCGGTGCATCCACAAGGCACGATGCCCGGTGCTGGTCTCCCCGAGGAAATCCCGGAGCGGGCCGAGCAACATGCGCAGGCCGACGCGGCTTCCCTCGATCCCGCGCTTGATTAGGGCGAGTCAGCGGTGA
- a CDS encoding Ni/Fe hydrogenase subunit alpha, which produces MTDHTSKVLRVGALARVEGEGALYLCLQDGEVAEARLAIYEPPRFFEAFLRGRSYREPPDITARVCGICPVAYQMSACRAIEDACGVVVGGQLAALRRLLYCGEWIESQTLHIYLLHAPDFLGADSATDLARTHHADVERGLRLKQAGNAIVELLGGRAIHPINARLGGFHRLPTPSELRPLAEQLRRARDDAAATARWVADFDFPDAGCDHDLLALAEPGTYAIESGTPTVMISPSGAGLPADTNRALPTRTFDVCEFDDHVVETQVPHSTALHSRLDGHRHLTGTLARYAISGRWLSPIALEAAQDAGLGNPREGAVCRNPFRSIVVRAIEVLYAVDEALRIIDAYEPTPRACVDVPPRAGTGYGATEAPRGMLYHRYSMRDDGTITDASIVPPTAQNQGAIEHDLLRLVQERLGSGQPTDAELAFLCEKAIRNHDPCISCSAHFLNLTVLREGRSASIRDGGRDSQR; this is translated from the coding sequence GTGACCGACCATACGTCGAAGGTGCTGCGCGTCGGCGCTCTCGCTCGCGTCGAAGGCGAGGGCGCGCTGTATTTGTGCCTGCAGGATGGCGAGGTCGCGGAGGCTCGGCTGGCGATCTACGAACCCCCACGTTTCTTCGAGGCGTTCCTGCGCGGACGCTCCTACCGCGAGCCACCCGACATCACCGCTCGCGTATGCGGTATCTGTCCGGTCGCATACCAAATGAGCGCGTGCCGAGCAATCGAGGACGCTTGCGGTGTCGTCGTGGGCGGCCAGCTGGCGGCACTGCGCCGGCTGCTGTACTGCGGCGAGTGGATCGAAAGCCAAACCCTGCACATCTACCTGCTTCACGCACCGGATTTCCTCGGAGCGGACAGCGCGACCGATCTGGCCCGTACCCACCACGCCGATGTCGAACGCGGCCTTCGCCTCAAGCAGGCGGGCAACGCGATCGTCGAACTGCTGGGTGGGCGCGCGATCCACCCGATCAACGCGCGCCTCGGCGGCTTCCACCGCCTCCCCACCCCATCCGAGCTGCGCCCGTTGGCCGAGCAGTTGCGCCGCGCTCGGGACGATGCCGCGGCGACTGCGCGCTGGGTGGCGGATTTCGACTTCCCCGACGCCGGATGCGACCACGACTTGCTGGCTCTGGCCGAACCCGGCACCTACGCCATCGAATCGGGCACCCCGACGGTGATGATCAGCCCGAGCGGGGCCGGACTGCCCGCCGACACCAACCGCGCGCTGCCCACCCGCACCTTCGACGTCTGCGAGTTCGACGACCACGTCGTCGAGACCCAGGTGCCACACTCCACCGCGCTGCACTCCCGTCTCGACGGGCACCGTCACCTGACGGGCACGCTCGCCCGCTACGCGATCAGTGGCCGCTGGCTGTCCCCGATCGCACTCGAGGCAGCCCAGGACGCCGGGCTCGGCAACCCACGTGAGGGCGCGGTGTGCCGCAATCCATTCCGCAGCATCGTCGTCCGAGCGATCGAGGTGCTCTACGCGGTCGACGAGGCACTGCGCATCATCGACGCCTACGAACCGACGCCGCGGGCCTGCGTCGACGTCCCCCCGCGCGCCGGCACCGGCTATGGAGCGACGGAGGCACCGCGGGGCATGCTGTACCACCGCTACAGCATGCGTGACGACGGAACGATCACCGACGCGAGCATCGTCCCACCGACCGCCCAGAACCAGGGCGCGATCGAGCACGACCTGCTTCGACTCGTACAAGAACGCCTGGGCAGTGGGCAACCAACGGATGCCGAGTTGGCCTTCCTATGTGAGAAGGCCATCCGCAACCACGACCCGTGCATCTCCTGCTCAGCCCACTTCCTTAATCTCACCGTCCTTCGAGAAGGCCGATCGGCCTCGATCCGGGACGGCGGCCGTGACTCTCAGCGATGA
- a CDS encoding CBS domain-containing protein, translating to MSSPVETANADQSVEQFLHDVLVHRRHSALPVLNDHEQLRGQATLHRLRAVPSEVRRETTLRQVACPWTRSRQPSPGSPSRPCCPA from the coding sequence ATGTCCAGCCCCGTCGAGACAGCGAACGCCGACCAGTCGGTAGAACAGTTCCTCCACGACGTCCTCGTGCATAGGCGGCACTCCGCCCTTCCGGTCCTGAATGATCACGAACAGCTGCGTGGGCAGGCGACGCTCCACCGCCTCCGCGCCGTGCCATCGGAGGTGCGCCGCGAGACCACCCTGCGGCAGGTGGCCTGCCCGTGGACGAGATCGCGACAGCCGAGCCCGGGGAGCCCCTCGCGCCCGTGCTGCCCCGCATGA
- a CDS encoding universal stress protein codes for MVRDHAARALLDAAHEQEVDLRVVRHFGHGGFVEALLGSVSQYCVHHAPCPVVVRHAV; via the coding sequence GTGGTGCGAGACCACGCCGCCCGGGCGCTACTGGACGCAGCGCACGAACAGGAAGTGGATCTGCGGGTTGTGCGGCATTTCGGGCACGGTGGGTTCGTCGAAGCGCTGCTGGGATCGGTGAGCCAGTACTGCGTGCACCACGCTCCGTGCCCAGTCGTCGTCCGCCACGCCGTCTGA
- a CDS encoding universal stress protein, whose product MGLDLTEPSRRAVWWAAREASSRRHPLMLVHVLTWPFEELAPIKVPGEGDVLEPLQKILRQELAELVDGCWEIDAELQVHSSMPFGDPAEVLEDLAGEAEVLVLGGPRIEEEAGVLGSTSAELLTRRTGAPIVVVRGDREQPDSAPVVVGVDGSPASRLAIGFAYDFASRHGGELAAVHAWSDLPLDPFTRVQQWELPWGEVREEAEEVLASSLSGWGERYPDVTVRRVVTPEKPAEALFREAEGASLLVVGSHGRGRIRRSLLGSVSHAVVNRASSPVAVLRAG is encoded by the coding sequence GTGGGGCTCGATCTGACGGAGCCGTCCCGACGAGCTGTGTGGTGGGCTGCACGCGAGGCATCCAGCCGACGTCATCCGCTGATGCTCGTGCACGTGCTCACGTGGCCGTTCGAAGAGCTCGCCCCGATCAAGGTGCCAGGCGAAGGTGACGTCCTGGAGCCGCTGCAGAAGATCCTGCGGCAGGAACTCGCGGAACTGGTCGACGGCTGTTGGGAAATCGACGCGGAGCTGCAAGTGCACAGCAGCATGCCGTTCGGGGATCCGGCGGAGGTGTTGGAGGACTTGGCGGGGGAGGCCGAGGTGCTGGTGCTCGGCGGGCCGCGCATCGAGGAGGAGGCCGGGGTGCTGGGCTCGACGTCGGCGGAACTGCTGACGCGGCGTACCGGCGCTCCCATCGTCGTGGTCCGCGGCGACCGCGAGCAGCCCGATTCGGCGCCGGTCGTCGTCGGCGTCGACGGATCGCCGGCCAGTCGGCTCGCCATCGGGTTCGCCTACGACTTCGCCTCCCGTCACGGCGGCGAACTGGCTGCGGTGCACGCTTGGAGCGACCTGCCGCTGGACCCCTTCACCCGGGTGCAGCAGTGGGAGCTGCCTTGGGGCGAGGTGCGCGAAGAAGCCGAGGAAGTGCTCGCCTCCTCCCTGTCGGGCTGGGGCGAGCGGTATCCCGATGTCACCGTTCGGCGGGTGGTGACGCCGGAAAAGCCCGCCGAGGCGCTGTTCAGGGAAGCCGAGGGCGCGAGCCTGCTGGTCGTGGGCAGCCATGGGCGGGGACGCATCCGCCGCAGCCTGCTCGGCTCGGTGAGCCACGCGGTCGTCAACCGAGCCTCTAGCCCGGTCGCGGTCCTACGCGCCGGGTAA
- the istB gene encoding IS21-like element helper ATPase IstB has protein sequence MTATLPAPTTSATAATVPAVAPGVDSMDALIDQACRTLRLPTIGSRFEELAAAALREQASYKAFLLTLLDAECEHRDERRKIRRVREANFPRSKRLDDFDFAANPNVVPEVINTLTTPGWVNAGQPLCLIGQSGTGKSHLLIGIGTAIAESGLKVRYTTTANLVNELAEAADDRQLTRVLNRYSKVDLLCLDEFGYLDLDKAGAKLLFQVFTDREERSAIAIASNAPFSEWDQTFTDKRLCSAIVDRLTFNGNIIETGAESYRLRATQQRPRG, from the coding sequence ATGACCGCCACCCTGCCCGCGCCCACCACCTCTGCCACCGCGGCGACCGTTCCGGCCGTCGCGCCCGGCGTCGACAGCATGGACGCCCTGATCGACCAGGCCTGCCGCACGCTGCGGTTGCCCACCATCGGCTCCCGGTTCGAGGAACTCGCCGCCGCGGCATTGCGGGAACAGGCGTCCTACAAGGCGTTCCTGCTCACCCTGCTCGACGCCGAATGCGAGCACCGCGACGAACGCCGCAAGATCCGCCGCGTCCGCGAGGCGAACTTCCCCCGCTCGAAGCGGCTCGACGACTTCGACTTCGCCGCCAACCCGAACGTCGTTCCCGAGGTCATCAACACCCTCACCACCCCAGGCTGGGTCAACGCCGGGCAGCCGCTCTGCCTGATCGGCCAGTCCGGCACCGGCAAGTCGCATCTGCTGATCGGCATCGGCACCGCGATCGCCGAATCCGGGCTGAAAGTCCGCTACACCACGACAGCGAACCTGGTCAACGAGCTCGCCGAGGCCGCCGACGACCGGCAGCTGACCCGCGTGCTCAACCGCTACAGCAAGGTCGACCTGCTCTGCTTGGACGAATTCGGCTACCTCGACCTGGACAAGGCCGGCGCGAAGCTGCTGTTCCAGGTCTTCACCGACCGAGAGGAACGCAGCGCGATCGCCATCGCCTCCAACGCCCCGTTCTCCGAATGGGACCAGACCTTCACCGACAAACGGCTCTGCTCCGCGATCGTCGATCGGCTCACCTTCAACGGCAACATCATCGAGACCGGCGCCGAGTCCTACCGGCTGCGCGCCACCCAGCAACGCCCGCGCGGCTGA